A single window of Jiangella alkaliphila DNA harbors:
- a CDS encoding replicative DNA helicase yields the protein MSVAELPDRREEAPADYGRTPPQDVAAEQSVLGGMLLSKDAIADVVEIMRGSDFYRPAHEAVYEAIIDLYGRGEPADAVTVAAQLQKRGELGRVGGAPYLHTLVSSVPSAANAGFYAEIIRERAMLRRLVEAGTRITQMGYSDDGDADTIVDRAQAEIYAITEKRSSEDYHPLSEIMEGTLDEIEAIGSRGGQMVGVPTGFTDLDALTNGLHPGQLVILAARPAVGKALALDTPLPTPSGWTTMGDVQVGDLLIGADGRPTRVVAATEVMADRPCYEVEFTDGTVIVADAQHQWATTTTRSRGHGRMVEESVSPGQRKSLNHSEPLGSQAVTTEEIARTLRCDDGRLNHAVDLAAPFDLPERDLPLPPYVVGLWLSGGHGGAIARATLRTMRVLGDKHIPRDYLRASIRQRRDLLAGLLDTDGYVNPSGAVQFAVTNRRLAEDTLELVHSLGYRARMTTKRVKGRSEASSTSYCITFTPRDRVFRLRRKLERQRLGRGPTARMVVDVRPVPSVPVRCVEVDAADHLYLAGRSCIPTHNSTLGLDLARAASIKNGLTSVIYSLEMGRNEITMRLLSAEAKVPLHHMRSGQMTDDDWNRIARSTGEVSSAPLFIDDSPNMTMMEIRAKCRRLKQRNDLRLVIIDYLQLMSSGKRVESRQQEVAEFSRALKLLAKELEVPVIAMSQLNRGPEQRQDKKPMLSDLRESGCLPASTRIMRADTGAEITIGELLASGARDIPVWSLDDSLRYVPRTMTHAFPSGRKQTFRLRLASGKQIDATANHPFLTYDGWRPLGDLSVGSRLAVPRHVPAPLVTQQWADAEVVMLAHLIGDGSFVRRQPIRYASVDEENLTAVTEAARHFGITAVRDDYAAARVTTLRLPAPYRLTHGRRNPIAAWLDGLGLFGLRSHEKFVPDGVFGLPKAQITMFLRHLWATDGSVTVNRNGRSGRIYYASTSRRLLDGVSRLLLRYGISTRVRVATPKAGYRPQYTLDISGRDEQLRFLREIGCHGARSAGCARLLAALEAGTWNANVDTVPREVWQDVRSILAEQGMTHRQFAAAMNSRERLGRVATVLGSAELEMYATNDLLWDEVVAIEPLGEQDVYDATVMGNHNFIADGVATHNSIEQDADMVILLHREDAYEKESPRAGEADFIVAKHRNGPTATITVAFQGHYSRFVDMAQ from the coding sequence GTGAGCGTCGCGGAGCTGCCCGATCGCCGGGAGGAAGCCCCGGCCGACTACGGCCGCACGCCGCCCCAGGACGTCGCCGCCGAGCAGTCGGTCCTCGGCGGCATGCTGCTGTCCAAGGACGCCATCGCCGACGTCGTCGAGATCATGCGCGGCAGCGACTTCTACCGCCCGGCGCACGAGGCCGTCTACGAGGCGATCATCGACCTCTACGGTCGCGGCGAACCCGCCGACGCCGTCACCGTCGCCGCGCAACTGCAGAAGCGCGGTGAGCTGGGCCGGGTCGGCGGCGCGCCGTACCTGCACACCCTGGTCTCCTCCGTGCCGTCGGCGGCCAACGCCGGGTTCTACGCCGAGATCATCCGCGAGCGGGCCATGCTGCGTCGCCTCGTCGAGGCCGGCACCCGCATCACCCAGATGGGCTACAGCGACGACGGCGACGCCGACACCATCGTCGACCGCGCCCAGGCCGAGATCTACGCGATCACCGAGAAGCGGTCGTCCGAGGACTACCACCCGCTGTCGGAGATCATGGAGGGCACGCTCGACGAGATCGAGGCCATCGGCTCGCGCGGCGGCCAGATGGTCGGCGTCCCCACCGGCTTCACCGACCTCGACGCGCTGACCAACGGCCTGCACCCCGGCCAGCTGGTGATCCTGGCCGCCCGCCCGGCCGTCGGGAAGGCGCTCGCGCTGGACACCCCGCTGCCGACGCCGTCCGGCTGGACCACCATGGGCGACGTTCAGGTCGGCGACCTGCTCATCGGTGCGGACGGGCGGCCCACCAGGGTGGTCGCCGCCACGGAGGTCATGGCCGATCGGCCGTGCTACGAGGTCGAGTTCACTGACGGCACGGTCATCGTGGCCGACGCACAGCACCAGTGGGCCACGACCACCACGCGTTCGCGCGGCCATGGGCGGATGGTTGAGGAATCCGTGTCGCCAGGGCAACGCAAATCCCTCAACCATTCGGAACCCCTCGGCTCGCAGGCGGTGACGACGGAGGAAATCGCCAGGACGCTGCGCTGCGACGATGGCCGGCTCAATCACGCGGTCGACCTTGCCGCGCCATTCGATCTGCCGGAGCGCGACCTGCCGCTCCCGCCATACGTGGTGGGTCTCTGGCTCAGCGGCGGCCACGGCGGCGCGATCGCGCGAGCCACGCTGCGGACCATGCGCGTTCTCGGCGACAAGCACATCCCGCGGGATTACCTCCGGGCGTCGATCCGGCAGCGCCGCGACCTCCTTGCCGGCCTGCTCGACACCGATGGATACGTGAACCCGAGCGGCGCCGTGCAGTTCGCCGTCACCAACCGCCGGCTCGCCGAGGACACGCTCGAACTCGTCCACTCGCTCGGCTATCGGGCGCGGATGACCACGAAACGGGTCAAGGGACGCTCCGAGGCCAGCTCGACGTCGTACTGCATCACCTTCACGCCACGCGACCGCGTGTTCCGGCTCCGGCGCAAGCTCGAGCGTCAGCGCCTCGGCCGCGGCCCGACGGCCCGCATGGTCGTCGACGTCAGGCCCGTCCCGTCCGTCCCGGTCCGCTGTGTCGAGGTCGACGCCGCCGATCATCTCTACCTGGCCGGCCGCTCCTGCATCCCGACCCACAACTCGACGCTCGGCCTCGACCTCGCCCGCGCGGCGTCCATCAAGAACGGCCTGACGTCGGTCATCTACTCGCTGGAGATGGGCCGTAACGAGATCACGATGCGGCTGCTGTCCGCCGAGGCCAAGGTCCCGCTGCACCACATGCGGTCCGGCCAGATGACCGACGACGACTGGAATCGCATCGCCCGCAGCACCGGCGAGGTCTCCAGCGCGCCGCTGTTCATCGACGACTCGCCGAACATGACCATGATGGAGATCCGGGCCAAGTGCCGGCGGCTCAAGCAGCGCAACGACCTCCGCCTCGTCATCATCGACTACCTCCAGCTGATGAGCAGCGGCAAGCGGGTCGAGAGCCGCCAGCAGGAGGTCGCCGAGTTCTCCCGGGCGCTCAAGCTGCTGGCCAAGGAGCTCGAGGTCCCGGTCATCGCGATGAGCCAGCTCAACCGTGGCCCTGAACAGCGCCAGGACAAGAAGCCCATGCTCTCCGACCTGCGCGAGTCCGGTTGCCTCCCGGCCTCGACGCGCATCATGCGCGCCGACACCGGCGCCGAGATCACCATCGGCGAGCTGCTGGCGTCGGGGGCGCGCGACATCCCGGTCTGGAGCCTCGACGACAGCCTGCGGTACGTCCCGCGCACCATGACGCATGCGTTCCCGAGCGGCCGCAAGCAGACCTTCCGGCTCCGGCTTGCCTCGGGCAAGCAGATCGACGCCACGGCGAACCACCCGTTCCTGACCTACGACGGCTGGCGGCCGCTGGGCGACCTCTCGGTGGGGAGCCGCCTGGCCGTGCCGCGGCACGTCCCGGCTCCGCTGGTGACGCAGCAGTGGGCCGACGCCGAGGTGGTCATGCTCGCGCACCTCATCGGCGACGGCTCGTTCGTGCGCCGCCAGCCGATCCGGTACGCGTCGGTCGACGAGGAGAACCTGACGGCGGTCACCGAGGCCGCGCGGCACTTCGGCATCACCGCCGTCCGCGACGACTACGCGGCCGCACGGGTGACGACGCTGCGGCTCCCCGCGCCGTACCGGCTGACACACGGGCGGCGCAACCCGATCGCCGCCTGGCTCGACGGGCTCGGGTTGTTCGGCCTGCGCTCGCACGAGAAGTTCGTCCCTGACGGCGTCTTCGGCCTGCCGAAGGCTCAGATCACGATGTTCCTGCGGCACCTGTGGGCCACCGACGGCTCGGTGACGGTGAACCGCAACGGCCGGTCCGGACGCATTTACTACGCCTCCACCAGCCGGCGCCTCCTCGACGGCGTCTCGCGACTGCTGCTGCGCTACGGCATCTCGACCCGCGTTCGAGTCGCCACGCCCAAGGCGGGGTACCGGCCGCAGTACACGCTCGACATCTCCGGCCGTGACGAGCAGCTGCGGTTCCTGCGCGAGATCGGCTGCCACGGCGCCCGCTCCGCGGGGTGCGCTCGCCTGCTGGCCGCGCTGGAGGCCGGTACGTGGAACGCCAACGTCGACACCGTTCCCCGCGAGGTCTGGCAGGACGTCCGCTCCATCCTTGCCGAGCAGGGCATGACGCACCGCCAGTTCGCGGCCGCCATGAACAGCCGCGAGCGTCTGGGCCGGGTGGCGACGGTGCTGGGCAGCGCGGAGCTGGAGATGTACGCCACCAACGACCTCCTCTGGGACGAGGTCGTCGCCATCGAGCCGCTGGGCGAGCAGGACGTCTACGACGCCACCGTCATGGGCAACCACAACTTCATCGCCGACGGCGTCGCCACCCACAACAGCATCGAGCAGGACGCCGACATGGTGATCCTGCTGCATCGCGAGGACGCCTACGAGAAGGAGTCGCCGCGCGCAGGCGAGGCCGACTTCATCGTGGCCAAGCACCGAAACGGCCCCACCGCCACCATCACGGTCGCCTTCCAGGGCCACTACAGCCGCTTCGTCGACATGGCCCAGTGA
- a CDS encoding MATE family efflux transporter: MIRHPFRRHPADGEIWRLALPALGALVAEPLFLLTDAAIIGHLGTPELAGLGIASAVLGTLVNVSIFLAYGTTAAVARRLGAGDQAGALRSGIDGCWLAVLIGAATLAAGWPLTPWVVSLFGPGEDVAGHAETYLRISLLGIPSMLLVLAATGVLRGLQDTRTPLYVAVTGAVANVLLNVVLVYGLDLGIGGSALGTVLAQAGMAAVFVRVVVRGARRAGVGIGPDARGVAQSFGAGVPLIVRTVAMRVALIVITVVAAGLGTAELAAHQVAFTTWTLLALILDAVAIAAQALVGRALGAGDVDGARAITRRMVQWGVLAGFALALLLLVVGNGYARLFTPDAEVRSLLFAALVVAAAMQPVAGWVFVLDGVLIGAGDGRYLAWASVLSVAAFLPAAWAVAVADVPGQAGLMWLWGAIGVWMLVRLVTLALRERQDTWMVTGAVR, encoded by the coding sequence ATGATTCGACATCCGTTCCGGCGGCACCCGGCCGACGGCGAGATCTGGCGGCTCGCGCTGCCCGCCCTGGGCGCGCTGGTCGCCGAGCCGCTGTTCCTGCTCACCGACGCCGCCATCATCGGCCATCTCGGCACGCCCGAGCTGGCCGGCCTGGGCATCGCGTCGGCGGTGCTCGGGACGCTGGTGAACGTGTCGATCTTCCTCGCCTACGGGACGACGGCCGCGGTGGCCAGGAGGCTGGGCGCGGGCGACCAGGCCGGCGCGCTGCGCTCCGGCATCGACGGCTGCTGGCTGGCGGTGCTGATCGGCGCCGCCACCCTGGCCGCCGGCTGGCCGCTGACACCGTGGGTGGTGTCGCTGTTCGGGCCCGGCGAGGACGTGGCAGGGCACGCGGAGACGTACCTGCGGATCAGCCTCCTCGGCATCCCGTCCATGCTGCTGGTCCTCGCCGCCACCGGCGTGCTGCGCGGCCTGCAGGACACCAGGACCCCGCTCTACGTCGCGGTGACCGGCGCGGTCGCGAACGTCCTGCTCAACGTCGTGCTCGTGTACGGGCTCGACCTCGGCATCGGCGGCTCGGCGCTCGGCACCGTCCTGGCCCAGGCCGGCATGGCCGCGGTCTTCGTCCGCGTCGTGGTGCGCGGCGCCCGGCGCGCGGGCGTCGGCATCGGGCCGGACGCGCGCGGCGTCGCCCAGTCGTTCGGGGCCGGGGTGCCGCTGATCGTGCGGACGGTCGCCATGCGGGTCGCGCTCATCGTCATCACCGTCGTGGCGGCCGGGCTGGGGACGGCGGAGCTGGCCGCTCACCAGGTGGCGTTCACGACCTGGACGCTGCTGGCGCTGATCCTCGACGCCGTCGCGATCGCCGCCCAGGCGCTGGTCGGCCGCGCGCTCGGCGCCGGCGACGTCGACGGCGCGCGGGCGATCACCCGGCGCATGGTCCAGTGGGGCGTGCTGGCCGGGTTCGCCCTCGCCCTCCTCCTGCTGGTCGTCGGCAACGGCTATGCGCGGCTGTTCACGCCCGACGCCGAGGTGCGGTCGCTGCTGTTCGCCGCGCTGGTCGTCGCCGCGGCGATGCAGCCGGTCGCCGGGTGGGTGTTCGTGCTCGACGGCGTGCTGATCGGCGCCGGCGACGGGCGCTACCTGGCCTGGGCGTCGGTGCTCTCGGTGGCGGCGTTCCTGCCGGCGGCCTGGGCGGTGGCAGTCGCGGACGTGCCGGGGCAGGCGGGCCTGATGTGGCTGTGGGGCGCGATCGGCGTCTGGATGCTGGTGCGGCTGGTCACGCTCGCGCTGCGCGAACGTCAGGACACCTGGATGGTCACCGGCGCCGTGCGCTAG
- a CDS encoding helix-turn-helix domain-containing protein — protein MLGLGEVEESAYRALVEVPSTDVAALAARLGVRPGEAATALASLERRGLAARSSASAEHYVASPPSVALAALVVDRQEELRRAEVEIAALTEAYRRTESDRSVGDVVDVVYGPQAVAQRFMQLQASARSEVLGLTKAEVIAISGEENTAEEAAVGRGVQFRVVLERAAFDRPGFAAAAEAALADGEEVRVAPEVPIRLLVVDRQIALVPLVSGEARAVGALLVHQSGLLDALMALFEKVWNDSVPLVLGTGGALAERPPTGLTALDSRIFGLLLAGLTDQAIANMLDMSLRTVQRRVRVLMDVAGADTRLQLGFQAAKHGWA, from the coding sequence GTGCTCGGGCTGGGTGAGGTGGAGGAGTCCGCCTATCGCGCGCTGGTCGAGGTGCCGTCCACCGACGTCGCCGCGCTGGCCGCACGGCTGGGCGTCCGGCCCGGCGAGGCGGCCACGGCGCTGGCGTCGCTGGAGCGCCGCGGCCTCGCCGCCCGGTCCAGCGCCAGCGCCGAGCACTACGTCGCCTCGCCGCCGTCCGTCGCGCTCGCCGCCCTCGTCGTCGACCGGCAGGAGGAGCTGCGCCGCGCCGAGGTCGAGATCGCCGCGCTGACCGAGGCCTACCGGCGCACCGAGTCCGACCGCAGCGTCGGCGACGTGGTCGACGTCGTCTACGGCCCGCAGGCGGTGGCGCAGCGGTTCATGCAGCTGCAGGCGTCGGCCCGGTCCGAGGTGCTCGGGCTGACGAAGGCCGAGGTCATCGCGATCTCCGGCGAGGAGAACACGGCCGAGGAGGCCGCCGTCGGGCGCGGCGTCCAGTTCCGCGTCGTCCTCGAGCGGGCGGCGTTCGACCGGCCCGGCTTCGCGGCCGCCGCCGAGGCCGCCCTGGCCGACGGCGAGGAGGTGCGGGTCGCGCCGGAGGTGCCGATCCGGCTGCTCGTGGTCGACCGGCAGATCGCCCTGGTGCCGCTGGTGTCAGGCGAGGCGCGGGCGGTCGGCGCGCTGCTGGTGCACCAGAGTGGCCTGCTGGACGCGTTGATGGCGCTGTTCGAGAAGGTGTGGAACGACTCCGTGCCGCTGGTCCTCGGCACCGGCGGGGCGCTGGCCGAGCGGCCGCCGACCGGGCTCACCGCGCTGGACTCCCGGATCTTCGGGCTGCTGCTGGCCGGGCTGACCGACCAGGCGATCGCGAACATGCTGGACATGTCGCTGCGGACGGTGCAGCGGCGGGTGCGCGTGCTGATGGACGTCGCCGGCGCCGACACCCGCCTGCAGCTCGGCTTCCAGGCCGCGAAGCACGGCTGGGCCTAG
- a CDS encoding S8 family peptidase, giving the protein MPALRRTAVALTFALATLPLTAQAAAPADDTPVTPLPQIPDGVEAGGVRTVTLITGDVAMLTYGRGTTPAVRVQSDDPGGYDVRTEGDDVYVIPASAEQALAADRVDCQLFNVTGLVEQGLDDASSDTLPLIVTYAGGAASSRGAALPAGAELTTSLPSIGADVLDADKAATEAVWNAVVPQSTTFGRQVEKIWLDARVAPVLDQSVPYVGAPEAWAAGFDGAGSTVAVLDTGIDAEHPDLADAVVAAENFTDSPDVVDRDGHGTHVASTVLGSGAASEGASHRGVAPGADLLVGKVLGDNGFGELSWIIAGMEWAVAQGADVVNMSLGNTELGACDDPMVQAVDALSAASDTLFVVAAGNLGGPAETITSPGCAAGALTVAAVDLTDATASFSGRGPVPVTRAVKPDIAAPGVSITAARAGGRGDATYTDMSGTSMATPHVAGAAAVVRQAHPDWSGEQVKAALQSTVRPANDTDVYDQGAGILDVATAATAQLSGPGTVDLGTLAWPHDPSEAVTTDVVYTNTGTAGATLTFTLDARGENGAGLPDDATALGATTLTVPAGGTAALPVTFDPSVLDYGHYGAVSLRLVARAGDQTVVTPIGAYAEPQHVDVTFRVLGRDGRPAGGSSTLDVFDLDSIAAQRIGLEGDEVTLRLRAGTYSIASTVSVTDPDTFQVTEAAFLAEPELALTSDRTVTLDARRALPVRVSTDEPLRLHSGSVSYARVVDNWILSNTRYFRDGLETLYLGRMGNVERGDFDVTESWLYTTPDGAAQPADYHLIYPHTGPITTRDVNHRVERDRLARVDSTYHTPGGTDRYAQYFDAYSTLREAHVPIGDVVQVAAPGARTAYVTPDVPVQQTVVHPDGTLWYWGTPMSSPVRPLEAGSRTAETWYGAGLRPAVPADPRGRYDPSGRVGNVIWTNLPAWADSQAGHFAWNGLNDLGNMELFANGQSLGAWGFYGQGQWDVPAAPTDLELVYELIRYDRGHSTWTSPLYTQTSWRFSSSSSDDGRALPLLFPTYDVAVDARNRAAAVDGYRVEVGVESTPSYLPGALTDAAAWVSYDDGATWAEVPATLDGDTVVATVDNRPAAGGHVSFKVELTDAKGLSLTQWTQRLYGVV; this is encoded by the coding sequence GTGCCTGCCCTCCGCCGCACCGCCGTCGCGCTGACGTTCGCGCTGGCCACGCTGCCGCTCACCGCCCAGGCCGCCGCGCCCGCGGACGACACTCCGGTCACGCCGCTGCCGCAGATCCCCGACGGCGTCGAGGCCGGCGGCGTCCGCACCGTCACGCTGATCACCGGCGACGTCGCCATGCTGACGTACGGACGGGGCACCACGCCGGCCGTGCGCGTGCAGTCCGACGACCCCGGCGGCTACGACGTGCGCACCGAGGGCGACGACGTCTACGTCATCCCGGCGTCGGCCGAGCAGGCGCTGGCCGCGGACCGCGTCGACTGCCAGCTGTTCAACGTCACCGGGCTGGTCGAGCAGGGCCTCGACGACGCGTCCAGCGACACGCTGCCGCTGATCGTCACCTATGCCGGCGGCGCCGCATCCTCCCGCGGCGCCGCCCTCCCCGCCGGCGCCGAGCTGACCACCAGCCTGCCGTCGATCGGCGCCGACGTCCTCGACGCGGACAAGGCCGCCACGGAGGCCGTCTGGAACGCCGTCGTGCCGCAGTCGACGACGTTCGGCCGGCAGGTCGAGAAGATCTGGCTGGACGCACGGGTCGCGCCGGTCCTGGACCAGAGCGTCCCGTACGTCGGCGCGCCGGAGGCCTGGGCGGCCGGGTTCGACGGCGCCGGCAGCACGGTCGCCGTCCTCGACACCGGCATCGACGCCGAGCACCCGGACCTCGCGGACGCCGTCGTCGCGGCCGAGAACTTCACCGACAGCCCCGACGTCGTCGACCGCGACGGCCACGGCACCCACGTCGCGTCGACGGTGCTCGGCAGCGGCGCGGCGTCCGAGGGCGCGAGCCACCGCGGCGTCGCGCCGGGTGCGGACCTGCTGGTCGGCAAGGTGCTCGGCGACAACGGCTTCGGCGAGCTGTCGTGGATCATCGCCGGCATGGAGTGGGCCGTCGCGCAGGGCGCCGACGTCGTCAACATGAGCCTCGGCAACACCGAGCTGGGCGCCTGCGACGACCCGATGGTCCAGGCGGTCGACGCGCTGTCGGCGGCGTCGGACACGCTGTTCGTCGTCGCGGCGGGCAACCTCGGCGGCCCGGCCGAGACCATCACCAGCCCGGGCTGCGCCGCCGGCGCGCTCACCGTCGCCGCCGTCGACCTCACCGACGCGACGGCGAGCTTCTCCGGCCGTGGCCCGGTGCCGGTGACGCGCGCCGTCAAGCCCGACATCGCCGCGCCGGGCGTGAGCATCACGGCCGCCCGCGCCGGCGGCCGCGGCGACGCCACCTACACGGACATGAGCGGCACATCGATGGCCACGCCGCACGTCGCGGGCGCCGCCGCCGTCGTCCGGCAGGCGCACCCGGACTGGAGCGGCGAGCAGGTCAAGGCCGCGCTGCAGAGCACGGTCCGGCCGGCGAACGACACCGACGTCTACGACCAGGGCGCCGGCATCCTCGACGTCGCGACGGCGGCGACCGCGCAGCTCAGCGGCCCGGGCACTGTCGACCTCGGCACGCTGGCCTGGCCGCACGACCCGTCCGAGGCCGTCACCACCGACGTCGTCTACACGAACACCGGCACCGCCGGCGCGACGCTGACGTTCACGCTGGACGCCCGCGGCGAGAACGGCGCCGGCCTCCCGGACGACGCGACGGCCCTCGGCGCGACGACGCTGACCGTGCCGGCCGGCGGCACCGCCGCGCTGCCCGTCACGTTCGACCCGTCCGTCCTCGACTACGGGCACTACGGCGCGGTCAGCCTGCGCCTGGTCGCGCGGGCCGGCGACCAGACCGTCGTCACCCCGATCGGCGCCTACGCCGAGCCGCAGCACGTCGACGTCACGTTCCGGGTGCTCGGCCGCGACGGCCGGCCGGCGGGCGGCAGCAGCACGCTGGACGTGTTCGACCTGGACAGCATCGCGGCACAGCGGATCGGCCTCGAGGGCGACGAGGTCACGCTGCGGCTGCGGGCCGGAACCTACTCCATCGCGTCGACCGTCAGCGTCACCGACCCGGACACGTTCCAGGTCACCGAGGCGGCCTTCCTGGCTGAGCCGGAACTCGCGCTGACCAGCGACCGGACGGTGACGCTCGACGCCCGCCGCGCGCTGCCGGTCCGGGTCAGCACCGACGAGCCGCTACGGCTGCACAGCGGCAGCGTGTCGTACGCGCGCGTCGTCGACAACTGGATCCTGTCCAACACCCGTTACTTCCGCGACGGCCTGGAGACGCTCTACCTGGGCCGGATGGGCAACGTCGAGCGCGGCGACTTCGACGTCACCGAGTCGTGGCTCTACACGACGCCGGACGGAGCGGCCCAGCCGGCCGACTACCACCTGATCTACCCGCACACCGGGCCGATCACGACCCGCGACGTCAACCACCGGGTCGAGCGGGACCGGCTGGCCCGCGTCGACTCGACGTACCACACGCCCGGCGGCACCGATCGGTACGCGCAGTACTTCGACGCGTACAGCACGCTGCGCGAGGCCCACGTGCCGATCGGCGACGTCGTGCAGGTCGCGGCGCCGGGCGCCCGGACGGCGTACGTGACCCCGGACGTGCCGGTCCAGCAGACCGTGGTCCACCCCGACGGCACGCTCTGGTACTGGGGCACGCCGATGTCGTCGCCGGTGCGGCCGCTGGAGGCCGGCAGCCGCACCGCCGAGACGTGGTACGGCGCCGGGCTGCGGCCCGCGGTGCCCGCCGACCCGCGAGGCCGGTACGACCCGAGCGGCCGCGTCGGGAACGTCATCTGGACGAACCTCCCGGCGTGGGCCGACAGCCAGGCCGGCCACTTCGCGTGGAACGGGCTCAACGACCTCGGCAACATGGAGCTGTTCGCGAACGGCCAGTCGTTGGGCGCCTGGGGCTTCTACGGCCAGGGCCAGTGGGACGTGCCGGCCGCCCCGACCGACCTCGAGCTGGTCTACGAGCTCATCCGGTACGACCGTGGACATTCGACCTGGACGTCGCCGCTGTACACGCAGACCAGCTGGCGGTTCAGCTCGTCGTCGTCGGACGACGGCCGCGCGCTGCCGCTGCTGTTCCCGACCTACGACGTCGCCGTCGACGCGCGGAACCGGGCCGCCGCGGTGGACGGCTACCGCGTCGAGGTCGGCGTCGAGTCGACCCCGTCGTACCTGCCCGGCGCGCTCACCGACGCGGCCGCCTGGGTGTCCTACGACGACGGCGCGACGTGGGCGGAGGTGCCCGCGACGCTCGACGGCGACACCGTCGTCGCGACCGTCGACAACCGGCCGGCCGCCGGCGGGCACGTCTCGTTCAAGGTGGAGCTGACCGACGCGAAGGGGCTCAGCCTGACCCAGTGGACGCAGCGGCTCTACGGCGTCGTCTGA